DNA sequence from the Eulemur rufifrons isolate Redbay chromosome 6, OSU_ERuf_1, whole genome shotgun sequence genome:
CTCTGCTGGGATCTTCTGGGTTTCTCACTTTTGGTCTAGTCTTCATGTCAGTCTTTCTACTTAGGATTCCCATACCACATTGGTAGTACGACTTGAATCCCACACTTGCATGTGACGTAGAATTGGGATTCAGATTTCTCTTGAGTTATGCTTTTTTCGCCTGTAGCCTGGGGCACTTGGCCAGCTTTCTTTCAATTTAGTAGCAGATCTTTTAGATCCTATTTCAAAAACAGATTAGCCCTTTGAGGGCCCAGCTTTATGCATTGTTCTCAGTTCTAGGAGTGGAACACTCTGAAGGTCTGTATCTGGGGTCAATACTCCTATAGACCTTTGGGCTTAGCTCAGCATATGGACCAGAAGTTACAATCATCTTTCTAAAACTTGATATGATCCTATTACTCCCTCACTTGGTTTTTGTGAACTTTTTGGCACTGctccatttattcatccaacagATATTTGTTGTGCATAATCTCTGTGCTAAGGACTAGGGTTACTGTGGTGAGAAAGATGTAAAGTCTTTGCCCTCATAGAGTTTCTAgttggagaaacagaaaataaacttgtAAACAAATAAGTTAAATGTTAACTACAATGTGTGAAAAATATTCTGAAGGAAATAAAGTGATGGAGAGTAACTGTTTGGGGATTACTTTTGAGAGGGCAGTCAGGGAAGACCACTCTGAGGAGGTGTCATTTAAGCCAAAATCTCATCCAAGGATGAGGAGAGCCAGCCCTGCAAATAGTAGGCAGCTTGTTTGGGGTTGGAGGTTAGTTCCAGGCAGTGGAGACAACAAATACAAAGACCCAGAAACAGGTAAACACTTGACATGTTAAAGTTACTAAGGTGACGCCCCTGCAGCTCTAATGAGGGAAGCCTGTTCCCAGTCAGGTTAGAGACGCAGGAGAGCTCCAGGTCTCATCTGCCGCCTCCCCCCTTACTCTGTCGTCTTGCCACACTGATTCTTTCCTAATGTGCCTGTGCAAAGCACCTCCTTGGTAAAGCCCTTCTCACTAGCACAGTTCCCACTGCACTTTGCTTTTACTCCTAATCAGAATGGAATATGGATAGTTGTTTACATGACAGTGTTCTCCAACAGACCTTAAGCTCTGTCGGGAGATATGTCTTATTTACCTTCGTCATCCCCAGCTTGTAGCACAATGCTTTTTCTTTCCATGGCAGGCACATCATAAATGTTGATTGAGTATGTGCAATTTCTTTTTTAGCTGTTCATGCTTAGAGTCTcctttgtaataatatttttgtgGTATTTAAACCGTCAGGGTAAAGAACACCAGCATCCTAACGAATGGATTTGCTTAAGACATCTCTGATACATAAAGTGAGAAGCAGGGGAGGTACTATAGTTTGGTGTTTACCCTGTAGTGGTTGAATGGGGCCCCTCCCCAAAGATATGTCTACATCCTAACCCCGGGGATCTGTGAACTTTGCCTTGTTTGccaaaagggtctttgcagatgtaattaaggatctcaagataaGATCGTTCTAGATTATTTGGatggaccctaaatccaatgacaagtacCCTTataggagacagagaaggagaagacagagacacaggAGAATGCCAggggaaggtggaggcagagattggaattgtatgtcacaagccaaggaacgcccggagccaccagaagctggaagacgCAGGGAAGGATCCTGTTAGAGGGCGAGTGGCCCTgcggacaccttgattttagacttctggctCTCTaactgtgagaggataaatttctgttgttatgaGCCACGGATTAGGCAACTAATACATACCCCGTGCAGTTATACCTCACTCACCTATTCTGTAGCATGAATATAATACTTCCCTCAGAAGCTTATTGccatgattaaatgagatatgttTGTAAAGaacttagcacatagtaaatgttcaaaaatagTGATGGCTGTTCTTGTTCTTTAAGGACTGGGAGTTTTCTTTCTCCTATGAGTAAGAACTTGACAACAGAGTGGGAACTTTCTGTCCTGTGATCGATTGCCTGGTGAGTCAAAGCTCCTACCGTGGATTTAACCTGAGAGCTGCTCATTtggccctggagctcccaggcCCTGGAGCCTTCTAGCAGTCCTTAGTTAGGGCTTGGTATCGAGGGAGAGCTCAGCTTTCTACCGTGGGCTGGGGGAAGAAGTCAAACTAGAACTCAGGTACTAAATTTGAAATGACACACTCAGAGCAGAAAGCAACCTCTGAGTCCCTGTCAAAAAGAAAGGCTTTGGGTTCTAAATTTCTAGTTCCCATTAAGAGACTCTGGGACTGGACATTTCTGGAAGTTAATGGCCTGTACTGAGTAACCCTCCTAACACACCAATCATCAAAAAATTCCCTGTAATGAGTGCCGGCTTTCTGTATTTGTCTGAACGCCTTCGTACAACCTGGGAGCGTGCACAGGAAGGCAGCGGCGGGAGCACCGAGGACACTGGACCGTGCAGCTCACGGGGCGGCAGGACTGCTGCTGCCTCCGCCCAGGATGGCTGGCACCGTGCTCGGAGTGGGCGCAGGCGTGTTCATCCTAGCCCTGCTCTGGGTGTCGGTGCTGCTGCTGTGTGTGCTGTTATCCAGAGCCTCCAGGATGGCTAGGTAAGGCCTACTTCCAGCTGGGAGTCCTAGGTAAAAGCTATTAGAGCTAAAATCGCTGATGCTCATTAAACATTTAGAATTCAGGAGATCATTTTTGTAATTACTGGCAGTTTGAATGAGTTGCGTTTTAACCTCTTGTCATAAGCACGAACTGTGTTATTTATGCTCTGAAGCAGGGGtaggaggagagggaagtggTCTTTTTCAGTTCTCACTGTGGAGAGATGGGGGGAACATAAGAGATGACAAGAAAATCTGCTCTTGCTGCCTATTGAATTTCTTGGGgttgcacatgtgtgtgtttcttaATTGTTCAGATTTATGGTAGATGCTGGGTCTAGTCCCTGAGGGTTTAGACCTGGATCCAGGGAAACTAAAGAAGCATTTGGTGAGTCGCACCGGCTCTCTCTGTCAGGCGTTGACTTCAGAACAAGGTTAGGCCATAAACTGACCCCGAAAACTCTGTACACTCTGGTGAGAGAGTATCAGTCTGAAGCAGAGAGTTACAGAATTTCTTTAAGTATTCTGGTCTAAGAACAGAAATGGGGGTTTAGGGAGGAGCTGCTTTAGTTTTTCTCAATTATGCCCTTGTGcacatgtaaaaacaaaaactacaaattCCCATTCTTAGGAATTTGGAATTACCAGGAGTAACTGGAAACACACCAGCTTGTCCCTGCCTAGCAAGAAGAGCTGTGGGCTGAACGGGCTGTGGACAGCAGGTCTCTGGGCATTGTTAAGGGACTGCAACACAGAATATTGGTCTCAAGGAAGAGCCAGTTCAGGCCTAACTGATTCGAGAAGAAACTGCAAACAGTGCTTTTAATACTCTGTCTTTTTGACCCCAGGTTCTCTGTCATTTTTGTACTCCTCGGTGCTCTGATCATCACATCAGTTCTGTTGCTTTTCCCCCGAGCTAGTGAATTCCCA
Encoded proteins:
- the TMEM218 gene encoding transmembrane protein 218 isoform X1, coding for MAGTVLGVGAGVFILALLWVSVLLLCVLLSRASRMARFSVIFVLLGALIITSVLLLFPRASEFPAPEVEVKIVDAFFIGRYVLLAFLSAVFLGGLFLVLTHHVLQPIYAKPLRSY